A stretch of the Saccharolobus caldissimus genome encodes the following:
- a CDS encoding helix-turn-helix domain-containing protein, giving the protein MPALNEFEYPIYYLEILKRLNEPKGIRQLEKETGLNYHKIYNALKNLEIDGIVSRRDAGKEKLYYLTEKGYELLRKLRVILVE; this is encoded by the coding sequence ATGCCCGCTCTAAACGAGTTTGAATACCCTATATATTATTTAGAAATATTGAAAAGACTGAACGAACCTAAAGGCATAAGACAATTAGAAAAAGAGACTGGGCTTAATTATCATAAAATATACAACGCATTAAAAAACTTGGAAATAGACGGAATAGTATCTAGAAGAGATGCTGGAAAGGAAAAGCTGTATTATCTAACTGAAAAGGGATATGAACTTTTAAGAAAACTTAGGGTGATATTAGTTGAGTAA
- a CDS encoding conjugal transfer protein encodes MKVLQKAKKVVNSIKVPMPKYRKGNNEGAIAGIIAGLVLLGGAFANQFTSAFASLLGNASQYLTAFLSILGFIALVGGFLEYRRVRKLLRN; translated from the coding sequence ATGAAAGTACTGCAAAAAGCGAAGAAAGTAGTTAATTCAATAAAGGTACCGATGCCGAAGTATAGAAAAGGGAATAATGAGGGTGCTATTGCTGGAATAATCGCAGGGCTAGTATTGTTAGGCGGTGCGTTCGCTAACCAGTTTACGTCAGCATTCGCTAGCTTGCTGGGAAACGCAAGTCAATATCTGACTGCGTTCTTGTCTATCTTGGGCTTTATCGCTCTAGTCGGCGGTTTCCTAGAATACAGAAGAGTAAGGAAATTGCTAAGAAATTAA
- a CDS encoding ParB N-terminal domain-containing protein → MSKLKGYSVVSIDIIKEVEEFKNFVPENNMYDKIKEDIAKNGIKVPLIVNQNYELINGYTRLKIARELGIKEVPVAIYETEGRADEYDLLVSTNLTQRQLSRAQALALIEKAVEEKMKLLEKSNNSENKTEEQKVEPVPVQLSSSSNRKIQNLTEIRNAVKEELKKHNVRYDDRRLDEYIRIRENASWITDYILSGDLGIDKAYEIYTSLKQRNLLDLPQRIPRSELKQLILTKEGRKILLERDDLLQQILDHKLAVSQAINKIKTEEKLARSKKNSKPRTKEDLDETDEEEEIESIEGDSGESDEYPFVEEWSQARKEEEKEAKQQLTPQLNANISKSQNGYLQELDRLGSFLKIPKEIANQFNEKGFFEIPERSVIAKIGERIYVINEDALRDLEQGRSERWKELTELLSKANLVIPDENGIYTVMWRLMCKCQ, encoded by the coding sequence TTGAGTAAGCTGAAGGGATATTCTGTAGTTTCTATAGATATTATTAAGGAAGTTGAGGAGTTCAAGAACTTCGTCCCTGAAAACAACATGTATGACAAAATCAAAGAAGACATAGCTAAGAACGGAATAAAGGTTCCCTTAATTGTAAATCAAAACTATGAGCTGATTAACGGATATACGAGACTGAAGATAGCCAGGGAACTGGGAATTAAAGAAGTCCCAGTAGCGATATATGAGACTGAAGGAAGAGCTGACGAATATGACCTATTAGTATCTACTAACTTAACACAGAGGCAACTTAGCAGAGCACAGGCTTTAGCATTGATCGAAAAAGCCGTTGAAGAGAAAATGAAATTATTGGAAAAATCTAATAATAGTGAAAATAAAACTGAAGAGCAAAAAGTTGAACCGGTACCGGTTCAACTTAGCTCAAGTTCAAATAGAAAAATTCAAAATCTAACGGAGATTCGAAATGCGGTAAAGGAGGAATTAAAAAAACATAACGTAAGGTATGATGATAGAAGGCTAGATGAGTATATTAGAATTAGAGAGAACGCATCATGGATTACGGATTACATATTAAGCGGAGATCTAGGGATAGATAAGGCTTACGAAATATATACTTCCTTAAAACAAAGAAATCTATTAGACTTACCTCAAAGAATTCCTAGAAGTGAGTTAAAGCAACTAATCCTGACCAAAGAAGGTCGTAAAATTCTGTTAGAGAGAGATGATTTACTTCAACAAATTCTAGATCATAAATTAGCAGTAAGTCAGGCTATAAACAAAATCAAAACTGAGGAGAAGTTAGCTAGGTCTAAGAAGAATAGTAAGCCCAGGACAAAAGAGGACTTAGACGAAACTGATGAAGAAGAGGAGATTGAAAGTATTGAGGGAGACTCGGGCGAAAGTGATGAGTATCCTTTCGTAGAGGAATGGTCTCAAGCAAGAAAGGAAGAAGAGAAAGAGGCTAAACAGCAGTTAACTCCCCAGTTAAACGCTAATATTTCTAAAAGTCAGAACGGATATTTACAGGAGCTTGATAGGTTAGGCAGTTTTCTTAAAATCCCCAAGGAAATTGCTAACCAGTTTAACGAGAAGGGTTTCTTTGAAATCCCGGAAAGATCTGTAATAGCGAAAATAGGAGAAAGAATTTACGTAATCAATGAAGACGCGTTGAGGGACTTAGAACAGGGAAGATCTGAAAGATGGAAGGAATTGACGGAATTATTATCTAAGGCAAATCTGGTAATCCCGGACGAAAACGGGATCTATACCGTGATGTGGAGGCTAATGTGCAAATGTCAATAA
- a CDS encoding Ig-like domain repeat protein, whose amino-acid sequence MRKALTILLIILVLPSLLGGVTNLIVLAAGGGGGGSGNSLSTFISTLQTLIPAALILLAILANRYDQRYALVLFAAALASAIFLAAAGQSQIGSYTPGNITIIEFNITGPTNVYVGDSYTWNIQSGGVTPSWEIENVSNSVVVASGSGDTVSWTPSSPGKYVIIATYTSSNEYGFGSFAFNAQPQPGPLGWITGAVVGAIKSVINAFIEGLAFVGKEFLSILSFPINYLVYSPTISSCSLVSSYFGEVYKASLGLAMLFIALSIAYNGIKGNYADLVDMAGDVIYKLTVWALFSSSGLIIYNYAANFLNYLISSTVETALQAASVEIFTGLIGVGTLFVVLNAVPFGFASDTSDLVSEIIMFYAVMLGIAVVRYAAIQALVALIPLISTLWIFEWTRGIAMALVDVLVGLMMAGVVSAFVIGVLASTISGVLFLTLAPVVVGADLAISIGLMVLSIKPAEHLAGAVGKMKTKD is encoded by the coding sequence ATGAGGAAAGCGCTAACTATCCTATTAATAATATTAGTACTCCCAAGCTTACTAGGAGGAGTAACAAATTTAATAGTATTAGCAGCGGGCGGAGGAGGCGGAGGATCTGGAAATAGTTTATCAACTTTCATATCAACGCTGCAGACTCTGATTCCTGCAGCTCTCATACTCTTAGCAATCTTAGCGAATAGATATGATCAGCGTTATGCTTTAGTGCTGTTTGCTGCTGCGTTAGCCAGTGCGATATTTCTGGCTGCTGCTGGACAGTCTCAAATAGGCTCGTATACCCCAGGGAACATAACAATTATAGAGTTCAATATTACAGGACCTACAAATGTATATGTAGGAGATTCCTATACATGGAATATTCAAAGCGGAGGAGTAACACCATCATGGGAAATAGAAAACGTAAGCAATTCAGTAGTAGTAGCATCAGGGTCTGGAGATACTGTTTCATGGACTCCGTCGTCTCCAGGAAAATACGTTATCATAGCTACATATACTTCTTCCAATGAATATGGTTTCGGTAGTTTTGCTTTTAATGCACAACCCCAACCTGGTCCACTAGGATGGATAACTGGAGCAGTAGTAGGTGCAATAAAAAGTGTAATTAATGCTTTTATTGAAGGATTAGCGTTCGTAGGAAAAGAGTTCCTTTCAATCTTATCTTTTCCTATAAATTATCTAGTATACTCTCCTACAATATCGTCATGTTCGCTTGTTTCTTCATATTTTGGCGAAGTATATAAAGCGTCTCTAGGTCTTGCCATGCTATTTATCGCACTAAGTATAGCTTATAACGGAATAAAAGGAAACTATGCAGATCTAGTAGATATGGCTGGAGATGTCATCTATAAACTAACTGTCTGGGCACTCTTCAGTTCATCAGGGTTAATAATCTATAATTACGCTGCAAACTTCCTCAATTATTTAATTTCAAGCACAGTGGAGACTGCACTACAAGCAGCCAGCGTTGAAATATTCACAGGGCTAATAGGAGTAGGTACATTGTTTGTAGTATTAAATGCAGTTCCGTTCGGGTTTGCAAGTGATACTAGTGACCTGGTTAGTGAGATTATAATGTTCTATGCCGTTATGCTAGGAATAGCAGTAGTTAGATATGCCGCAATACAAGCTCTCGTAGCATTAATTCCGCTAATATCAACTCTATGGATATTTGAATGGACAAGGGGCATTGCAATGGCTCTTGTTGATGTACTTGTTGGCTTAATGATGGCTGGCGTTGTTTCTGCATTCGTAATAGGAGTGTTAGCGTCTACTATTTCTGGAGTATTATTTCTAACATTAGCACCAGTAGTAGTAGGTGCGGATTTAGCAATATCGATAGGACTCATGGTTTTATCAATAAAACCAGCTGAGCATTTAGCGGGAGCTGTAGGGAAAATGAAAACAAAAGATTAA
- a CDS encoding conjugal transfer protein: MVERFLIQSILDFAFLFFIYELRNYRLLKRAKYLCKIGTVKVYQIESEDPNAITIKSLIFGKSIIFVGRITKEIYAHEEGHLHQPNFMFYFLIAAALMIAYNVLTVPLLLIVYKIMFWHYERDADLYAYRLYNVKYESDVFRPKSQIERLKAWIFDTHPPDYVRKIEEYYDKKTNILKLFIHDLIS; this comes from the coding sequence ATGGTAGAACGGTTCTTAATCCAATCAATTTTAGATTTTGCGTTTCTATTTTTCATTTACGAGCTAAGGAATTACAGATTACTGAAGAGGGCAAAGTATCTCTGTAAAATAGGCACCGTTAAAGTATATCAAATTGAAAGTGAGGATCCAAACGCAATAACAATAAAATCGTTAATCTTTGGGAAGAGTATTATTTTCGTAGGTAGGATTACTAAGGAAATTTATGCTCACGAAGAAGGACATTTGCATCAGCCGAATTTTATGTTTTATTTTTTGATAGCTGCAGCGTTAATGATTGCTTATAATGTCCTTACTGTCCCCCTTTTGCTTATCGTATATAAAATAATGTTTTGGCATTATGAGAGAGACGCTGACTTATACGCTTACAGACTGTATAACGTAAAATATGAATCTGACGTTTTTAGGCCAAAATCACAAATTGAACGACTGAAAGCATGGATATTTGATACTCATCCTCCGGATTACGTGAGAAAAATAGAAGAATATTATGATAAAAAAACGAATATCTTAAAGCTGTTTATTCATGACTTAATTTCTTAG
- a CDS encoding helicase C-terminal domain-containing protein encodes MSIMLREWQKEYLNTAIEHLRTERTLLLQAPTGSGKTLFALKASLSVGGTIIYLTRTHNEFTSVKREADRLGLKVAFLFGKASVCPFAQGNEDPEEIDCKSCKLNGKVKDMGNLSPSQIIAEAKRASEYCPYQSLKAKIGNANIVASSYLYFFLPNLRRSILKEIEDKNIIVIVDEAHNLLFSDEWFKRRIGRKTLKNALEELDIVRKESRISTDKAKEYLSVLYDFINKLDEGSGCKQLPLSPQPSKEALDQLVKAMKTYVNLIKGPIKRSSLRSVVNFFSEEGEVYNCNGSLVVVPNKTWDKISSALRSAKYVILMSGTLPELGITGYRINVNIKMGRAEWYYCNNLTSKAKVRSSEAPKYAEMLKRIYKLSESNVLAFFPNYEFKNLVKGNIRDIPVLEEDKRGVTHEEILELMRNGKYLVLLVMRAKESEGVEFRFENKNLFDSVILAGLPYPDITDSIVTNRIKRIAELTRRSEEEVAKELTLITIKQTIGRAFRDPNDFVRIYLCDSRYKEYFSDLGLTEKEIKLFV; translated from the coding sequence ATGTCAATAATGCTCAGGGAATGGCAAAAGGAATATCTTAACACCGCAATAGAACACTTAAGAACGGAAAGAACTTTACTACTCCAAGCACCTACGGGATCCGGGAAAACCCTTTTCGCTTTGAAGGCTTCCCTCAGTGTAGGGGGTACAATAATCTATTTAACTAGGACGCATAACGAGTTTACATCGGTAAAGAGGGAAGCCGACAGACTCGGGTTAAAAGTAGCTTTCTTATTCGGTAAAGCCTCCGTATGTCCCTTTGCCCAGGGTAATGAAGACCCCGAAGAGATAGACTGTAAGAGCTGTAAGTTGAACGGTAAGGTTAAGGACATGGGTAACCTTTCGCCCTCTCAAATTATAGCAGAGGCTAAGAGGGCAAGTGAGTATTGCCCCTACCAGTCATTAAAGGCTAAGATAGGGAATGCGAATATCGTAGCGTCATCATACCTTTACTTCTTTCTACCCAATTTAAGGAGGTCGATATTGAAGGAAATTGAAGATAAGAACATTATAGTAATAGTTGATGAAGCCCACAACTTGTTATTTTCAGATGAGTGGTTTAAAAGGAGGATAGGGAGGAAGACTCTTAAGAACGCCCTGGAGGAGTTGGATATCGTAAGGAAGGAAAGTAGGATAAGTACGGATAAGGCTAAAGAGTATCTGAGTGTGCTTTACGACTTCATTAATAAACTCGATGAGGGATCTGGGTGCAAACAGTTACCGTTATCCCCTCAACCCAGCAAGGAGGCTTTAGACCAATTGGTTAAGGCTATGAAGACTTACGTTAATCTGATTAAAGGGCCTATTAAGAGGAGTAGTTTGAGGAGTGTAGTGAACTTTTTCAGCGAAGAGGGTGAGGTTTACAACTGTAACGGAAGTCTCGTAGTAGTCCCTAATAAGACGTGGGATAAGATAAGTTCTGCTCTGAGGAGTGCTAAATACGTAATATTAATGAGCGGGACTTTGCCGGAACTGGGAATAACTGGGTATAGGATTAATGTGAACATAAAGATGGGTAGGGCGGAATGGTACTATTGTAATAATTTGACATCTAAGGCTAAGGTTAGGAGTAGTGAAGCTCCTAAATATGCTGAAATGTTGAAAAGAATCTATAAGTTAAGTGAGTCTAACGTTTTGGCATTCTTCCCTAACTATGAGTTCAAGAATCTCGTTAAGGGAAATATTAGGGATATTCCGGTTCTTGAGGAGGATAAGAGGGGAGTTACACATGAGGAGATCCTGGAGTTAATGAGGAATGGTAAGTATCTGGTACTGCTGGTGATGAGGGCTAAGGAAAGCGAAGGTGTTGAATTCAGATTTGAAAATAAGAACTTATTCGATAGTGTTATCTTGGCTGGATTACCTTATCCGGATATTACAGATTCTATTGTAACCAACAGGATAAAGAGGATAGCAGAGTTGACCAGGAGAAGTGAGGAAGAAGTGGCAAAGGAACTAACTTTGATTACTATAAAGCAGACAATTGGCAGGGCTTTTCGTGACCCTAACGATTTTGTTAGGATTTACCTTTGTGATAGCCGTTATAAGGAGTACTTTTCGGATCTAGGATTGACAGAAAAAGAGATTAAGCTTTTTGTTTAG
- a CDS encoding helicase HerA domain-containing protein — protein MGLLNRDKTNYKLYELFPRVDQKVDVFNSLGHVFELIYYKDKDILHIFTRTAAQIEVLRQYFDVKEAQTIPSAKFVGKVLLKNEKDFYWGIEVNDFTNVLTKLQEKEQLRIWIVLEPRLNDILLKHADKLRRNQSLIGKRQREIIASRLENYAKDNLYYVQVYVLSNEKDRIKTLTDELKKYILTRSGKLRLEITKTSKWEDETPRVPRFWNLKYKRWVWVDEDKLNKIAIIPDPSILPTTVGRGAPLPTIVPERQGFRVGINPETGKEVRLELEDLQRHMYVIGGTGAGKTSFLGTLMTHFMKAYPESVTVLIDPNGDFAEQLASTMADYEKLIYVDPVQTTIAVNPLSIPDGIPKDQAELLAESNVKEIFEQLFALKAGAVYVEYVIINALKILYMKTRNPTFSDLYNIILKLRSGELDLPINDPLWEEKLQQFQELEETTYVSALSRLEEYATNPLLKRLFSSDSISDVLEPGNLIVINASNAYIGDKASFLMIAGWVYKLWYSALIRRALRKKLIPVLTIIDEFEVISDLSIIDTILSQARKFYMHLVLAHQHTGQLKPEMLKSIFSNTAVKVLMRTAGDDAEKLSKVDQDFASKIERVLPKLEPGEAVMTIMPRKQGDPATPFKVKFDYIELKFNQERLSDAIRRMKEKYMTEERKDDVLSLVNPLFKYIERPNVIEQQVLYHIYVGRTENGNHSIYLVDLLKKLGVDRDKVEDVINKLEASGYISVEKVKNKKLLMYGKGLFGDIKTIAPSDEGRKLAMKVMLRYMKNKYYVVTVKQTPDLAARPDLAAIPFDTNYTLRYDQAVAVEIESCNELSVHPEQVMHNFRKESIKDFAEIHSWTYAECFNKLQELYNQLSDEEKKKVKIFSVKLKQKVEQKPKEIMNKAEETGEFAKAKAVQVTESNAMADTLNIDNNNGKAPEGPKPDSALTGELTSNGILELQIQGRTVRIYRAESTIEIDGRKYKIPPFELRALLNRKDSIIAIVAKEKKIIISYNDGSSSELTPLS, from the coding sequence ATGGGACTACTAAACCGTGATAAAACAAATTATAAGTTATACGAATTATTTCCAAGAGTAGACCAAAAGGTAGATGTATTTAATAGTCTAGGGCATGTGTTTGAACTGATATATTATAAAGACAAGGACATCTTACATATATTTACAAGAACAGCCGCACAGATAGAAGTATTAAGGCAATATTTTGATGTAAAAGAAGCTCAAACTATACCTTCAGCTAAATTTGTTGGAAAGGTATTATTGAAAAATGAAAAAGATTTTTATTGGGGTATAGAAGTAAACGACTTTACAAACGTCCTAACAAAACTTCAAGAAAAGGAGCAGTTAAGGATATGGATAGTTTTAGAGCCTCGCCTTAATGACATATTGTTAAAACACGCTGATAAGCTTAGGAGGAACCAGTCGTTAATTGGAAAAAGACAAAGAGAGATTATCGCTTCAAGATTAGAAAATTATGCTAAAGATAACCTCTATTACGTGCAAGTTTACGTCTTATCTAATGAGAAAGATAGAATAAAGACCCTTACAGATGAACTGAAAAAATACATTCTTACTAGGTCTGGAAAGCTTAGATTAGAGATAACAAAAACGAGTAAATGGGAAGATGAAACCCCGAGAGTTCCGCGTTTTTGGAATTTAAAATATAAGAGATGGGTTTGGGTTGACGAGGATAAGTTAAACAAAATTGCTATAATTCCAGATCCTAGTATATTGCCTACTACCGTAGGAAGAGGAGCTCCATTACCAACAATAGTTCCAGAGCGTCAGGGCTTCCGCGTCGGCATAAACCCAGAGACGGGAAAAGAGGTTAGGCTAGAGCTGGAAGACCTACAAAGACATATGTATGTTATTGGAGGGACTGGTGCCGGTAAAACATCATTTTTAGGAACACTGATGACTCATTTCATGAAGGCATACCCAGAAAGTGTCACAGTGTTGATAGACCCCAACGGTGACTTTGCAGAACAGCTAGCCTCAACAATGGCCGATTATGAGAAGTTGATCTATGTGGATCCGGTTCAGACTACAATAGCAGTTAATCCTCTCAGTATTCCAGATGGGATCCCAAAGGACCAAGCAGAGCTGTTAGCAGAAAGCAATGTGAAAGAGATCTTCGAACAGCTATTCGCTCTGAAAGCAGGGGCTGTTTACGTAGAATACGTCATCATTAATGCCTTGAAGATCCTATATATGAAGACGAGAAATCCAACATTTAGTGACCTATACAACATTATACTGAAGTTAAGATCCGGTGAATTAGACCTACCAATCAACGATCCACTTTGGGAAGAGAAACTGCAGCAGTTCCAAGAGTTAGAAGAAACTACTTACGTGTCCGCTTTAAGCAGATTAGAAGAATATGCAACTAATCCCCTGCTAAAAAGGTTGTTCTCATCGGATTCTATCAGTGATGTATTAGAGCCTGGCAATTTGATAGTGATCAATGCAAGTAACGCCTACATCGGCGATAAAGCGTCATTCCTAATGATTGCCGGCTGGGTCTACAAGCTGTGGTATTCTGCGCTGATAAGGAGGGCACTAAGGAAGAAGCTAATCCCTGTGTTGACTATAATCGATGAGTTTGAAGTAATCTCTGACCTGTCGATTATCGACACTATCCTTTCGCAAGCTAGGAAGTTTTACATGCACTTAGTCCTGGCACACCAGCATACCGGCCAATTGAAGCCCGAGATGCTGAAGTCGATATTCAGCAATACTGCAGTAAAGGTTCTAATGAGGACGGCTGGTGATGACGCCGAGAAGCTCAGTAAAGTTGATCAGGATTTTGCAAGTAAAATAGAGAGAGTACTTCCGAAACTGGAACCGGGGGAAGCAGTTATGACAATAATGCCGAGGAAACAAGGGGATCCAGCAACACCGTTCAAAGTAAAATTCGATTACATTGAACTGAAATTCAATCAAGAAAGGCTTAGCGACGCTATAAGAAGAATGAAAGAGAAATACATGACCGAAGAGAGGAAAGATGACGTCCTATCATTGGTTAATCCTCTCTTTAAGTATATAGAAAGACCGAATGTCATAGAGCAACAAGTACTTTATCATATATATGTAGGGAGGACTGAGAACGGCAACCATAGCATCTATCTAGTAGACTTATTAAAGAAGTTAGGAGTGGATAGGGACAAAGTCGAGGACGTGATAAATAAGCTAGAAGCTTCCGGCTATATCAGCGTCGAGAAAGTGAAGAATAAGAAATTATTGATGTATGGAAAAGGTCTGTTCGGCGATATCAAAACAATAGCGCCTTCAGATGAAGGACGGAAGTTAGCAATGAAAGTAATGTTACGCTATATGAAGAATAAGTATTACGTTGTAACTGTAAAGCAGACTCCAGACTTAGCAGCTAGGCCAGACTTAGCAGCCATTCCTTTTGATACTAATTATACATTAAGATATGATCAAGCTGTAGCAGTTGAAATTGAGAGCTGCAACGAATTAAGTGTTCACCCCGAACAAGTAATGCATAATTTCAGAAAGGAAAGTATTAAAGATTTTGCGGAAATTCATTCATGGACCTATGCGGAATGTTTCAATAAATTGCAGGAGCTCTATAACCAGCTTTCTGATGAAGAGAAGAAGAAAGTTAAGATCTTCTCAGTAAAGCTGAAACAAAAAGTAGAACAAAAGCCTAAAGAAATCATGAACAAAGCAGAGGAAACTGGGGAGTTTGCCAAAGCTAAAGCAGTCCAGGTAACTGAAAGTAATGCTATGGCTGATACTCTTAATATCGATAATAACAACGGAAAAGCGCCAGAAGGGCCTAAGCCCGATTCTGCGTTAACTGGGGAGTTAACGTCAAACGGAATATTAGAGCTGCAGATACAGGGTAGAACTGTAAGGATCTATAGGGCTGAGAGTACGATCGAAATAGACGGAAGAAAATACAAAATACCTCCATTTGAATTAAGAGCATTGTTGAATAGAAAGGACAGTATAATAGCTATAGTAGCAAAGGAAAAGAAAATAATAATATCTTATAATGACGGAAGTTCTTCCGAACTTACTCCTCTTTCTTAA
- a CDS encoding SDH family Clp fold serine proteinase gives MEDTLQKLINEIEKSISDYEKSFGDNKVFAIILAYHTGSFSPASISRQDVEVIYTFLKNKMKFIGNKKVEEFHIILHSGGGDPDAAYQIARIIDRIGKSIANSVVYCIPRFAKSAATLMALGGNRIIMTEIAELGPIDPQIYFEGQWISAKTVRDSMKYMIGTLLDLLREKGGEINFGNVPGLQQVVNSIVDSIVGRFVGIGEYESLISYIKQLAKELLALRMFENPSEIDNIVNNLIERYSSHGMVIDYQKAQQLGLRIEKVNDNMEDKLLQIYSNLGNLFKYIDMLGSGISEQINPQYIPTYPWNIEHGIVFLPYPNQ, from the coding sequence ATGGAGGACACTCTTCAAAAATTAATAAATGAGATTGAGAAATCAATTTCAGACTATGAAAAAAGTTTTGGTGATAATAAAGTATTTGCAATAATTCTTGCCTACCATACGGGTAGTTTCTCTCCTGCCTCAATTTCTAGGCAAGATGTAGAGGTTATCTATACTTTTTTAAAGAATAAAATGAAATTCATAGGGAATAAAAAAGTAGAGGAATTTCATATAATATTACATTCTGGTGGTGGAGATCCAGATGCCGCATATCAAATAGCCAGAATTATAGATAGGATAGGTAAGTCTATAGCTAATTCCGTAGTTTATTGTATCCCAAGGTTTGCTAAAAGTGCTGCAACTCTTATGGCTTTAGGAGGCAATAGGATTATAATGACCGAAATAGCGGAATTAGGTCCTATAGATCCACAGATATATTTTGAAGGGCAGTGGATCTCAGCAAAGACTGTAAGGGATTCTATGAAGTATATGATTGGAACCCTACTAGACCTTTTAAGGGAAAAAGGAGGAGAGATTAATTTTGGCAATGTACCAGGGTTGCAGCAAGTTGTAAATAGTATCGTAGATAGTATAGTTGGAAGATTTGTAGGTATAGGTGAGTACGAATCGTTAATAAGTTATATAAAGCAATTGGCTAAGGAGCTCCTCGCTCTCAGAATGTTCGAAAATCCTTCGGAAATAGATAATATTGTGAATAACCTCATAGAAAGGTATTCTTCACATGGGATGGTAATAGATTATCAAAAAGCACAGCAACTGGGTTTAAGGATTGAAAAAGTAAACGATAACATGGAAGATAAGTTATTGCAAATATACTCTAATCTCGGCAATTTATTTAAATATATAGACATGTTAGGTTCTGGAATATCAGAACAGATTAATCCCCAATATATACCAACGTATCCGTGGAACATAGAGCATGGTATTGTCTTTCTACCTTATCCAAATCAATGA
- a CDS encoding MarR family winged helix-turn-helix transcriptional regulator has translation MRQREFLNPEQKILIALSDSQGMSVREIIERTKLGSKTVVDAVNYLVEIGLVKEEQQQEFPRKKIIRLTDKGKEISEYLKKIYDILNS, from the coding sequence ATGCGACAGAGAGAGTTCCTTAACCCAGAACAGAAAATACTAATAGCTTTATCGGATTCCCAGGGTATGAGCGTTAGGGAGATAATAGAGAGGACTAAATTAGGTTCAAAGACCGTAGTCGATGCGGTAAATTACTTAGTAGAAATAGGATTAGTCAAAGAAGAACAACAACAAGAATTTCCGCGTAAGAAGATAATCAGACTAACAGATAAGGGTAAGGAAATCTCCGAATATTTAAAGAAAATCTATGATATTCTTAATAGTTAA
- a CDS encoding Holliday junction resolvase-like protein yields MLGEFFAGISFILLIILIVVIVYYSRKVSQLNRRISEVQLNAQQQAQQIAQQMFQTWVQQHSQQLRQQIEQAVKQQYEAQLEMWKQQNEQAIRKDAIARSVNTLLGRIGEEFAPLLLADKYQVNPKDFRHLGSPVDYIAFKGLSDDNVDPEVIFIEVKSGKSNALTERERKVRDAIRNGKVRYEVVSLNDLIGEVQKKINEEINKMD; encoded by the coding sequence ATGCTAGGAGAATTTTTTGCTGGAATTTCATTCATACTTTTAATAATCCTAATAGTAGTTATCGTATATTATTCGAGGAAGGTTTCTCAACTAAACAGAAGAATAAGTGAAGTTCAGCTTAATGCACAACAGCAGGCTCAGCAGATAGCTCAACAGATGTTTCAAACATGGGTTCAACAACACTCTCAACAATTAAGGCAGCAAATCGAACAAGCAGTAAAACAACAGTATGAAGCACAGTTAGAAATGTGGAAACAACAGAATGAGCAAGCAATAAGGAAGGATGCTATAGCCAGGTCTGTTAATACTCTTTTAGGAAGAATAGGGGAGGAATTTGCACCTCTGCTCTTAGCTGATAAGTACCAAGTTAATCCTAAAGATTTCAGGCATTTAGGTAGTCCGGTGGATTATATAGCTTTCAAAGGACTTTCTGACGATAATGTGGATCCGGAGGTTATTTTCATTGAAGTTAAGAGCGGTAAATCTAATGCACTAACTGAAAGGGAAAGAAAAGTTAGGGATGCAATAAGGAACGGAAAAGTCAGATATGAGGTAGTTAGCTTAAATGACCTTATAGGGGAAGTACAGAAGAAGATTAATGAAGAAATAAACAAAATGGATTAG